The following are encoded together in the Desulfomonilaceae bacterium genome:
- a CDS encoding aconitate hydratase produces the protein MGKTVAEKIIEGRLVKGKMEPGSEIAIRIDHTLTQDATGTMVFLEFMAMKIPRVKTELSVSYVDHNLLQADFKNADDHRFLRTAAAKFGVIFSRPGNGVSHQVHMERFSVPGKTLLGSDSHTTTNGGMSMLAIGAGGLDVAMAMAGEPFFLNMPKIIGVKLSGRLQPWVSAKDVILELLRRQSVKGGVGKIYEYCGSGVETLSATDRSVIGNMGAELGATTSIFPSDERTKEFLESQGRGAVWTEIKADPEAHYHEIIEMDLSQIEPMIATPSSPDNVKKVSEIEGIPVNQVIVGSSANSSFRDLMITAKAMEGKHCHPDVSFEINPGSNQALLNVTTFGGLTNLITGGARIHQSGCLGCIGMGQAPGTGSVSLRTFPRNFLGRSGSFPDSVYLCSPETAVASAIFGKITDPRRLGEYPEVSNPKSYVINDENLIYPPDPGEPVELIMGPNIMPFPEFGPLEEDLEGLVALKVNDNITTDHIMPAGSKVLPLRSNIPAISEFVFNNIDPDFPNRSKELGSTFIVAGENYGQGSSREHAAIAPRFLGVRAKFAKSFARIHKANLINFGILPLRFENPDDYEFLKAGCRLKISGIRKNIEDGLETLEAVETESGRLIIVKLEVTARERKILLAGGLINLARH, from the coding sequence ATGGGTAAAACTGTAGCGGAAAAGATCATAGAAGGGCGGCTCGTCAAAGGTAAAATGGAGCCGGGATCCGAAATAGCTATAAGAATAGATCATACTCTGACTCAGGACGCCACGGGGACAATGGTCTTCCTTGAATTCATGGCCATGAAGATACCCCGTGTGAAAACCGAACTCTCAGTAAGCTATGTAGATCATAATCTCCTTCAGGCTGATTTCAAAAACGCGGACGATCATCGATTCCTGCGAACAGCGGCGGCCAAATTTGGTGTGATATTCAGCAGGCCGGGCAACGGAGTCTCTCATCAGGTTCATATGGAACGATTCAGCGTTCCTGGGAAGACCTTGTTGGGTTCCGACAGCCACACCACTACAAATGGAGGGATGTCAATGCTGGCCATTGGCGCGGGTGGATTAGACGTTGCCATGGCAATGGCCGGCGAGCCGTTTTTTCTGAATATGCCCAAAATAATCGGTGTGAAACTTTCTGGTCGTTTGCAGCCTTGGGTGTCGGCAAAGGATGTTATTCTTGAACTTCTCAGACGCCAGTCGGTCAAGGGCGGGGTCGGCAAGATTTATGAGTATTGTGGTTCAGGTGTAGAAACCCTGTCGGCTACCGACCGCTCGGTCATAGGAAACATGGGGGCTGAACTGGGGGCAACTACAAGTATTTTCCCCTCGGACGAGAGGACCAAAGAATTCCTGGAAAGCCAGGGAAGAGGGGCTGTCTGGACAGAGATAAAAGCGGACCCTGAGGCTCATTACCATGAAATAATTGAAATGGATCTGTCCCAGATAGAACCCATGATCGCTACTCCCAGTTCCCCGGACAACGTCAAGAAAGTATCTGAAATCGAAGGAATTCCTGTCAACCAGGTGATTGTAGGATCATCAGCCAATTCTTCATTCCGTGATCTGATGATCACCGCCAAAGCTATGGAAGGTAAACATTGTCATCCGGATGTGAGCTTTGAGATCAATCCTGGTAGCAATCAGGCTCTGCTCAATGTGACGACATTCGGTGGTCTCACGAATCTGATAACAGGCGGAGCGAGAATACATCAGTCCGGCTGCCTTGGCTGTATAGGTATGGGGCAGGCGCCCGGAACCGGCAGTGTTTCACTGAGAACCTTTCCGAGAAATTTCCTGGGTCGTAGTGGAAGCTTTCCGGACAGTGTCTATCTCTGCTCACCGGAAACCGCTGTCGCCTCGGCGATTTTCGGAAAAATCACGGATCCAAGAAGGTTGGGAGAATATCCCGAGGTTTCAAATCCAAAGAGTTACGTCATAAACGATGAGAACCTGATTTATCCACCGGATCCCGGAGAACCCGTTGAGTTAATTATGGGACCAAATATCATGCCATTTCCAGAATTTGGACCACTGGAAGAGGATCTTGAAGGACTCGTAGCCCTGAAAGTTAACGACAACATCACGACGGATCACATTATGCCGGCAGGGAGCAAGGTGCTTCCGTTGAGAAGCAACATACCCGCGATCAGTGAATTTGTTTTTAACAACATAGATCCGGATTTCCCGAATCGTTCCAAGGAGTTGGGATCTACGTTTATTGTGGCCGGTGAAAACTACGGCCAAGGCTCCTCTCGGGAACATGCCGCTATTGCCCCTCGGTTCCTTGGGGTAAGAGCAAAATTCGCCAAGAGTTTTGCCCGAATACACAAGGCCAATTTGATAAATTTTGGGATATTGCCCCTGCGGTTTGAAAATCCCGATGACTATGAATTCCTCAAAGCGGGTTGTCGTTTGAAAATCTCCGGGATAAGAAAGAACATAGAAGACGGACTGGAAACACTTGAAGCTGTTGAAACCGAGTCCGGGCGACTAATCATTGTAAAACTGGAAGTCACAGCTCGAGAACGGAAAATTCTGTTGGCGGGGGGCCTGATCAACCTGGCCAGACACTGA